One Paraburkholderia agricolaris genomic region harbors:
- a CDS encoding polyhydroxyalkanoate depolymerase, producing MLYQLHEFQRAMLSPLTAWAQAASKSFANPASPLAYVPGATRLSAGYELLYRLGKDYEKPEFNLHQIVKDGHNIPIIEQTIIEKPFCRLMRFKRFADDSDAVTQLKDEPVVLVCAPLSGHHATLLRDTVRTLLQDHKVYLTDWIDARMVPLEEGEFHLDDYVAYIQEFIRHIGAKNLHVISVCQPTVPVLAAISLMASRGEDTPRTMTMMGGPIDARKSPTSVNSLATQHSYEWFENNVIFTVPPNYPGVGRKVYPGFLQHTGFVAMNPERHAASHWDYYQSLLRGDEDDAEAHRRFYDEYNAVLDMDADYYLDTIRVVFQEFRLAEGTWDVAGERVRPQDITKTALFTIEGELDDISGDGQTFAAQGLCSGIPEANKRHFTAEKCGHYGIFSGRRWRTIIYPQLRDFILEHNKAPKVAKEKVEA from the coding sequence ATGCTCTACCAACTGCACGAATTCCAGCGGGCGATGTTGAGCCCCCTCACCGCCTGGGCTCAGGCCGCGTCGAAATCGTTCGCGAATCCCGCCAGCCCATTGGCCTATGTGCCCGGTGCCACCCGCCTCTCCGCCGGATACGAACTGCTCTATCGGCTTGGCAAAGATTACGAAAAGCCTGAGTTCAACCTTCATCAGATTGTCAAAGACGGTCACAACATTCCGATCATCGAACAAACGATCATCGAGAAACCGTTTTGCCGCCTGATGCGCTTCAAGCGTTTCGCAGACGACAGCGACGCTGTTACCCAATTGAAAGATGAGCCTGTCGTGCTGGTGTGCGCACCGTTGTCAGGCCACCACGCCACGCTGCTGCGCGATACCGTGCGCACGTTGCTGCAAGACCACAAGGTCTACCTGACCGACTGGATCGACGCACGCATGGTGCCGCTCGAAGAAGGCGAGTTTCATCTCGACGATTACGTCGCTTACATCCAGGAATTCATCCGCCACATCGGCGCGAAGAATCTGCACGTGATCTCGGTTTGCCAGCCTACCGTCCCGGTGCTCGCCGCCATTTCGCTGATGGCGAGCCGCGGCGAAGACACGCCGCGCACCATGACCATGATGGGCGGCCCGATCGACGCGCGTAAGAGCCCGACCTCGGTCAACTCGCTCGCCACGCAGCACTCGTACGAATGGTTCGAAAACAACGTGATCTTCACGGTGCCGCCGAACTATCCGGGCGTGGGCCGCAAGGTTTACCCGGGCTTCCTGCAACACACCGGTTTCGTCGCGATGAATCCGGAGCGGCACGCGGCCTCGCACTGGGACTATTACCAGAGCCTGTTGCGCGGCGACGAAGACGATGCGGAAGCCCATCGCCGTTTCTATGACGAGTACAACGCGGTACTCGACATGGATGCGGACTATTACCTCGACACGATCCGCGTGGTGTTCCAGGAATTCCGTCTGGCCGAAGGCACGTGGGACGTCGCGGGCGAACGGGTGCGTCCGCAGGACATCACCAAGACCGCGCTCTTCACCATCGAAGGCGAGCTGGACGATATTTCCGGCGACGGTCAGACGTTCGCCGCGCAAGGCCTGTGCAGCGGTATTCCAGAGGCGAACAAGCGTCACTTCACCGCGGAAAAATGCGGCCACTACGGCATTTTCTCGGGCCGCCGCTGGCGCACCATCATCTATCCGCAGTTGCGCGACTTCATCCTCGAGCACAACAAGGCGCCGAAGGTAGCGAAGGAAAAAGTCGAAGCCTGA
- the rsxB gene encoding electron transport complex subunit RsxB yields the protein MINSKTLADRIEDLLPQTQCTKCGYPACRPYAEAVAKGEASYNQCPPGGAEGVARLAALLGQPVIPLNSANGVERPRPLAVIDEQVCIGCTLCMQACPVDAIVGAPKQMHTVIAELCTGCDLCAPPCPVDCIAMPPVTDEATGWDAWSEAQADAARERHNRREARLAREREAAEARAAARRAVSGAPAQVMQTGATATPTAPAAEDADAKKRAIIQAALERARQKKEELAAKGLGPQNTERVSADVQAQIDAAEARRHRLGLAADNTASSTDTPPTKR from the coding sequence GTGATCAACTCCAAAACACTCGCAGACCGCATTGAGGATCTGCTCCCCCAAACGCAATGCACCAAGTGCGGCTATCCGGCATGCCGTCCGTATGCCGAGGCCGTCGCCAAGGGCGAAGCCAGCTACAACCAGTGCCCACCGGGAGGCGCCGAGGGCGTCGCCCGCCTTGCCGCACTGCTCGGCCAACCGGTGATTCCGCTCAATTCCGCCAACGGCGTCGAACGGCCGCGTCCTTTGGCGGTTATCGACGAACAGGTGTGCATCGGCTGCACGCTGTGCATGCAGGCCTGTCCGGTCGATGCAATAGTTGGCGCACCGAAACAGATGCATACGGTAATCGCCGAACTCTGCACCGGTTGCGACCTGTGCGCGCCTCCCTGCCCGGTCGATTGCATCGCAATGCCGCCGGTCACCGATGAAGCAACAGGCTGGGACGCATGGAGCGAGGCGCAGGCCGACGCCGCGCGCGAGCGCCACAACCGGCGTGAAGCGCGTCTCGCACGCGAGCGTGAAGCGGCCGAAGCGCGTGCTGCAGCGCGGCGAGCCGTCAGTGGCGCACCGGCTCAAGTCATGCAAACCGGCGCCACCGCAACGCCCACGGCACCCGCCGCTGAAGACGCCGACGCGAAAAAACGCGCGATCATCCAGGCGGCTCTCGAACGGGCGCGTCAGAAGAAAGAAGAGTTGGCTGCCAAGGGTCTGGGTCCGCAAAATACGGAGCGCGTCAGCGCCGACGTGCAGGCGCAGATCGACGCCGCCGAAGCACGCCGCCATCGTCTCGGACTCGCTGCGGACAACACCGCGAGCAGTACAGATACTCCGCCAACGAAGCGCTAA
- the nth gene encoding endonuclease III gives MNANKRRAIYETLQSLNPHPTTELEYTTPFELLIAVLLSAQATDVSVNKAMRKMFPVANTPQKVFDLGEEGVAGYIRTIGLYRTKAKNVIATCRILLDQYGGEVPEDREALESLPGVGRKTANVILNTAFGHPTIAVDTHIFRVANRTGLAPGKDVRAVEAALEKFTPAEFKQDAHHWLILHGRYVCKARRPECWHCVIEPLCEFRPKTPPPDL, from the coding sequence ATGAACGCGAACAAACGCCGCGCCATCTACGAGACGCTTCAGAGTCTCAACCCGCATCCCACAACCGAACTCGAATACACCACACCGTTCGAACTGCTGATTGCCGTCCTGCTTTCGGCGCAGGCCACCGACGTCTCGGTGAACAAGGCGATGCGCAAGATGTTCCCGGTCGCGAACACGCCGCAGAAGGTGTTCGATCTCGGCGAAGAAGGGGTGGCCGGCTACATCAGGACGATTGGCCTGTATCGGACCAAGGCGAAGAATGTGATCGCAACCTGCCGCATTCTGCTCGACCAGTACGGCGGCGAAGTGCCGGAAGATCGCGAGGCGCTCGAAAGCTTGCCGGGGGTTGGGCGCAAAACGGCGAACGTGATCCTGAATACGGCGTTCGGTCATCCGACCATCGCCGTCGATACGCATATCTTTCGGGTTGCGAATCGAACCGGGCTCGCGCCCGGCAAAGACGTGCGCGCGGTCGAAGCGGCGCTGGAGAAATTCACCCCCGCCGAGTTCAAGCAGGATGCCCACCATTGGCTGATTCTGCACGGCCGCTACGTATGCAAAGCGCGCCGGCCGGAATGCTGGCATTGCGTGATCGAGCCGCTGTGCGAGTTCCGGCCCAAGACGCCACCGCCGGATCTTTGA
- a CDS encoding TetR/AcrR family transcriptional regulator gives MNQPKIKRDPEGTRRRILLAAAEEFANGGLFGARVDQIARRAETNERMLYYYFGSKEQLFTAVLEHAFSALNEAERTLELNGVAPVEAVTRLAHFVWDYYRDHPELLRLINNENLHEARYMQKSTRIREMISPIVATLGGILERGQRAGLFRTNVDPLRFYVTLSGMGYYIVSNRFTLEATLGRDFSSASERSELIQMNTELLLAYLLRK, from the coding sequence ATGAATCAGCCGAAAATCAAAAGAGATCCTGAAGGCACGCGGCGCCGCATTCTGCTTGCGGCGGCCGAAGAGTTTGCAAATGGAGGGTTGTTCGGCGCGCGGGTCGATCAGATCGCCCGCCGTGCGGAGACGAATGAACGCATGCTCTATTACTACTTCGGTAGCAAGGAGCAGCTTTTCACTGCGGTACTCGAGCACGCATTCAGCGCGCTCAATGAAGCAGAACGAACGCTCGAACTGAACGGTGTCGCACCGGTCGAGGCGGTGACACGTCTCGCGCATTTTGTTTGGGATTACTACCGCGATCATCCCGAGTTACTGCGTCTCATCAACAACGAGAATCTGCATGAGGCACGCTACATGCAGAAGTCGACGCGCATCCGCGAAATGATCTCGCCGATCGTCGCCACGCTCGGCGGCATTCTCGAGCGGGGTCAACGTGCGGGGCTGTTTCGCACCAACGTCGATCCGTTGCGCTTTTACGTGACGCTGTCCGGCATGGGTTACTACATCGTGTCGAACCGCTTCACGCTCGAAGCGACACTCGGCCGTGATTTCAGCAGTGCGAGCGAACGTAGCGAACTCATCCAGATGAACACCGAGTTGCTGCTTGCGTATCTGTTGCGGAAGTAA
- a CDS encoding glycoside hydrolase family 15 protein encodes MPALIEDYALIGDGHTAALVSREGSVDWLCWPRFDSGACFAALLGTPDNGRWLISPVSDTPPTITRRYRGETLILETDFETAEGAVTLIDFMPPGNGWSEMVRIVVGKRGTVRMQMELVLRFDYGFSIPWVDRLTHDSGIKAIVGPDTAVLRTPVELRGENMKTVAEFTVSEGERVPFSLAYAASHLRIPPSRDPHTSLARTENHWLEWSARSTVEGRWAEPIRRSLITLKALAYEPTGGIVAAPTTSLPEQLGGTRNWDYRYCWLRDATITLLAMMRGGYYDEARAWRSWLGRVMAGAPDQLQIMYGIAGERRLPEFEIDWLPGYQDAKPVRIGNNAVGQRQLDVYGEVMNALHLARVGGLQADDTAWNVQRALLGHLDTIWQEPDEGIWETRGGRQHFTFSKVMAWVAYDRAIRSAEMFKLEGPLNEWRATRATIHAEVCAKAWNPALNAFSQSYGSDQLDASVLLMPLVGFLRPEDPRIKGTVAAIEKDLMHDGFVMRYRTTEFDDGLPPGEGTFLACSFWMVDNLALQGRMDEAIAMYERLLALCNDVGLLAEEYDPAAKRLVGNFPQAFSHVALVHTGLNLMKHEQEMAQATGQPPHNGSMAAELEAAATPDSGAAASPVP; translated from the coding sequence ATGCCCGCACTCATCGAAGACTACGCGCTTATCGGCGACGGCCACACGGCCGCGCTCGTCTCCCGGGAGGGGTCCGTCGACTGGCTATGCTGGCCGCGCTTCGACTCCGGCGCCTGCTTCGCCGCCCTGCTCGGCACCCCCGACAACGGCCGCTGGCTGATTTCGCCGGTTTCGGATACGCCGCCCACGATCACGCGCCGTTATCGCGGCGAAACGCTCATCCTCGAAACCGACTTCGAAACAGCCGAGGGTGCGGTGACGCTGATCGATTTCATGCCGCCGGGCAACGGCTGGTCGGAGATGGTGCGGATCGTGGTCGGCAAACGCGGCACGGTGCGCATGCAGATGGAACTGGTGCTGCGCTTCGACTACGGTTTTTCGATTCCGTGGGTCGATCGGCTGACGCACGACAGCGGCATCAAGGCCATCGTCGGACCAGACACCGCGGTGCTGCGCACCCCAGTTGAACTGCGCGGCGAGAACATGAAGACCGTCGCGGAATTCACCGTGAGTGAAGGCGAGCGCGTGCCGTTTTCGCTGGCCTATGCGGCCTCGCATCTGCGCATTCCGCCGAGCCGCGATCCGCACACGTCGCTCGCCCGCACCGAGAACCACTGGCTCGAATGGTCGGCGCGCAGCACGGTTGAAGGCAGATGGGCCGAGCCCATCCGCCGCTCGCTGATTACGCTGAAGGCACTCGCCTATGAGCCGACCGGCGGCATCGTTGCCGCGCCCACCACGTCGCTTCCGGAGCAGTTGGGCGGCACGCGCAACTGGGACTACCGTTATTGCTGGCTGCGCGACGCCACCATCACGCTGCTCGCGATGATGCGCGGCGGCTACTACGACGAAGCCCGCGCGTGGCGCAGCTGGCTCGGCCGCGTGATGGCCGGCGCGCCCGATCAGTTGCAGATCATGTACGGCATCGCCGGCGAGCGGCGCCTGCCCGAATTCGAAATCGACTGGTTGCCGGGTTATCAGGATGCCAAGCCGGTGCGGATCGGCAACAACGCGGTCGGGCAGCGTCAGCTCGACGTTTACGGCGAAGTGATGAACGCGCTGCATCTCGCGCGCGTCGGCGGCCTGCAGGCGGACGACACCGCATGGAACGTGCAGCGCGCATTGCTCGGCCATCTCGACACGATCTGGCAAGAGCCGGACGAAGGCATCTGGGAAACCCGCGGCGGCCGTCAGCACTTCACCTTCTCGAAGGTGATGGCGTGGGTCGCTTACGACCGCGCCATCCGGTCGGCCGAAATGTTCAAGCTGGAAGGCCCTCTCAATGAATGGCGCGCCACCCGCGCGACCATTCACGCGGAAGTCTGCGCAAAGGCATGGAATCCGGCGCTCAACGCGTTCTCGCAGTCTTACGGCAGCGACCAGCTCGATGCGAGCGTCCTGTTGATGCCGCTGGTCGGCTTCCTCCGGCCTGAGGATCCGCGCATCAAAGGTACGGTAGCCGCGATCGAAAAGGATCTGATGCACGACGGCTTCGTGATGCGCTACCGCACCACGGAATTCGACGACGGCCTGCCGCCGGGCGAAGGCACATTCCTCGCGTGCTCGTTCTGGATGGTGGACAACCTGGCCTTGCAAGGCCGCATGGACGAAGCCATCGCGATGTACGAACGGCTGCTCGCGCTCTGCAATGACGTCGGTCTGCTCGCGGAAGAGTACGATCCCGCTGCGAAGCGTCTGGTCGGCAACTTCCCACAGGCGTTTTCGCACGTCGCGCTGGTCCACACCGGCCTGAACCTGATGAAGCACGAACAGGAAATGGCGCAGGCAACCGGACAGCCACCGCATAACGGCAGCATGGCTGCAGAACTTGAGGCTGCGGCAACCCCCGATAGCGGCGCGGCAGCATCGCCAGTACCATGA
- a CDS encoding DUF3096 domain-containing protein codes for MNVTLSLGPLVSLIAGILILVMPRLLNFIVALYLIIIGIIGIFGVGSSHF; via the coding sequence ATGAACGTCACACTCAGCCTGGGCCCGCTTGTTTCGCTGATCGCCGGCATTCTGATCCTCGTCATGCCGCGCCTGTTGAACTTCATTGTTGCGCTCTACCTGATCATCATCGGCATCATTGGGATTTTCGGCGTGGGCTCGTCGCACTTCTAG
- a CDS encoding DUF1841 family protein, whose amino-acid sequence MFNPSRDEVRQFFTDTWRKQRQGEILTPLEAIAADWIVEHPEFHADLTHTEAAQAQDYSPERGQTNPFLHLSMHLAITEQLSIDQPPGIRAAHERLAARLGSTHEAQHAIMDCLGETIWEAQRTGAPPDTDAYLQRIERRATKD is encoded by the coding sequence ATGTTCAATCCCAGCCGCGACGAAGTCCGTCAATTTTTCACCGACACCTGGCGCAAACAGCGTCAAGGCGAGATTCTGACGCCGCTCGAAGCCATCGCTGCCGACTGGATCGTCGAGCATCCGGAATTTCACGCCGATCTGACCCATACGGAAGCCGCCCAGGCCCAGGACTATTCGCCTGAACGCGGCCAGACCAACCCGTTCCTGCATCTGTCGATGCACCTGGCGATCACCGAGCAATTGTCGATCGACCAGCCGCCGGGCATCCGCGCGGCGCATGAGCGGCTCGCCGCCCGTCTCGGTTCGACCCATGAGGCACAGCACGCGATCATGGACTGTCTCGGCGAAACCATCTGGGAAGCACAGCGCACCGGCGCCCCGCCGGACACAGACGCCTACTTGCAGCGTATCGAGCGACGCGCCACGAAGGACTGA
- a CDS encoding lactonase family protein codes for MLRRHRAAVRAVSSSSLPSAQSTSWRGARPVPLRSARSIIKGFVLMVSIVASHAFAQDSGPVPADGVYDMLVGTYTGGKSEGLYVYRFDTKTGEATRVSVAQTVNPSYLVVTPDRRFVYAVNELPGDNGPATQRGGISAFRFDAASGQLTFLNKVSSDGNDPCYLKLSPDGKYLLTANYSVAADPGGSFAVFPLQADGQVGASVLTVHHEGGGPVKGRQDNSHVHSTVFSPDGHYLFAQDLGADKLYSYRYTPDGSRGLFGPTEWRYTQEKAGTGPRHLVFGADGKHAYLTSELAGTVSTFNYDDGRLTQVQTIPLAEPGFKGAVGAAAIHLSPDGRFLYATNRGDANDIVIFSVDPANGHLKKIGHQSSLGKSPREFAIDPTGNWLIVGNQNSDTVVVFRRDPQTGLLEANPKQFELGSPVDFKLVSPS; via the coding sequence ATGCTTCGTCGTCACCGTGCCGCAGTGCGTGCCGTTTCAAGCTCTTCTTTGCCTTCTGCTCAATCCACCTCATGGCGCGGCGCCCGGCCAGTTCCATTGCGCTCCGCCCGCTCGATAATAAAAGGTTTCGTGCTCATGGTCTCGATTGTTGCTTCGCATGCGTTTGCGCAAGATTCTGGCCCGGTCCCCGCCGACGGCGTCTATGACATGCTGGTCGGCACTTACACCGGCGGCAAGAGCGAGGGCCTGTACGTCTATCGCTTCGACACCAAGACAGGCGAAGCGACCCGCGTGTCGGTCGCGCAGACCGTCAATCCGTCGTATCTCGTGGTCACTCCTGACCGGCGCTTCGTCTATGCAGTCAACGAGTTGCCCGGCGACAACGGTCCGGCTACGCAGCGCGGCGGCATCAGCGCGTTTCGCTTCGATGCCGCGAGCGGCCAGTTGACCTTTCTCAACAAGGTTTCGTCGGACGGTAATGACCCGTGCTATCTGAAGCTGTCGCCGGACGGCAAATATCTGCTGACCGCGAACTACTCGGTGGCGGCCGATCCGGGCGGCAGTTTCGCGGTGTTTCCGTTGCAGGCGGATGGCCAGGTCGGCGCGTCGGTGCTCACGGTACACCATGAAGGCGGCGGTCCGGTAAAAGGACGTCAGGACAACTCGCACGTTCACTCCACCGTGTTCTCGCCGGACGGTCACTATCTGTTCGCGCAGGACCTGGGTGCCGACAAGCTGTATTCGTACCGTTACACGCCGGACGGCAGCCGCGGCCTGTTCGGTCCGACCGAATGGCGCTACACCCAGGAGAAAGCCGGCACGGGCCCGCGCCATCTGGTGTTCGGCGCGGACGGCAAGCATGCCTATCTGACGAGCGAGCTGGCCGGCACGGTCAGCACTTTCAACTACGACGACGGCAGGCTCACGCAGGTGCAAACCATCCCGCTGGCCGAGCCGGGCTTCAAGGGCGCGGTAGGCGCCGCGGCGATTCATCTTTCGCCGGACGGGCGTTTCCTGTACGCCACCAATCGCGGCGATGCGAACGATATCGTGATCTTCTCCGTCGATCCGGCCAATGGTCATCTGAAGAAGATCGGCCACCAGTCGAGCCTCGGCAAGTCGCCGCGCGAATTCGCGATCGATCCGACCGGCAACTGGCTGATCGTCGGCAATCAGAACAGCGATACGGTGGTGGTGTTCAGGCGCGACCCGCAGACCGGTTTGCTCGAAGCGAACCCGAAGCAGTTCGAGCTGGGTTCGCCGGTGGACTTCAAGCTGGTGTCGCCGTCGTGA
- a CDS encoding vWA domain-containing protein gives MLIDFFYSLRAARLPVSVKEYLTLLEALKANVIAPSLDEFYYLARITLVKDEQYFDKFDQAFGAYFNGVAKASELAFDVPLDWLKKKLQRDLSPEEKAQIEAMGGLDKLMERLKELFDEQKERHEGGNKWIGTGGTSPFGNGGYNPEGVRIGGDAAGNRTAVKVWEARAYRDYDDQVEIGTRNIKIALRRLRRFAREGAAEELDLPDTIRSTAANAGWLDLKMVPERHNKVKVLMLLDVGGSMDDHIKRTEELFSAAKAEFKHLEFYYFHNCVYDFLWKNNRRRHAERMPTWDLLHKFTPDYKLIFVGDATMSPYEVLQPGGSVEYNNAEAGAVWLRRLADHFPHYAWLNPEPEGLWAYRQSVSAIREVLGHRMYPLTLAGLETAMRALSK, from the coding sequence ATGCTGATCGACTTCTTCTACTCGCTGCGCGCCGCCAGACTGCCGGTGTCGGTCAAGGAATACCTGACGCTGCTCGAAGCGCTGAAAGCCAATGTGATCGCGCCGTCGCTCGACGAGTTCTACTATCTCGCGCGCATCACGCTGGTCAAGGACGAGCAGTATTTCGACAAGTTCGACCAGGCGTTCGGCGCCTATTTCAACGGCGTCGCGAAGGCCTCGGAGCTTGCCTTCGACGTCCCGCTCGACTGGCTCAAGAAGAAGCTGCAACGCGATCTGTCGCCCGAGGAAAAAGCGCAGATCGAAGCGATGGGCGGCCTCGACAAGCTGATGGAGCGCCTCAAGGAGCTGTTCGATGAGCAGAAAGAGCGCCACGAAGGCGGCAACAAATGGATCGGCACGGGCGGCACCTCGCCGTTCGGCAACGGCGGCTACAACCCTGAAGGCGTACGCATCGGCGGCGACGCGGCGGGCAACCGCACAGCGGTGAAAGTGTGGGAAGCGCGCGCCTATCGGGACTACGACGACCAGGTCGAAATCGGCACGCGCAACATCAAGATCGCGTTGCGCCGCCTGCGCCGGTTCGCCCGCGAAGGCGCCGCCGAAGAACTCGATCTGCCCGACACGATCCGCAGCACCGCCGCGAACGCCGGCTGGCTCGACCTGAAGATGGTCCCGGAACGGCACAACAAGGTCAAAGTGTTGATGCTGCTCGACGTGGGCGGCTCGATGGACGATCACATCAAACGCACCGAAGAGCTCTTTTCCGCCGCCAAGGCCGAATTCAAGCATCTCGAGTTCTATTACTTCCACAACTGTGTGTACGATTTTCTGTGGAAGAACAATCGCCGCCGCCACGCCGAGCGCATGCCGACGTGGGACCTGCTGCACAAGTTCACACCCGACTACAAGCTGATCTTCGTCGGCGACGCGACCATGAGCCCCTATGAAGTGTTGCAACCGGGCGGCTCGGTCGAGTACAACAACGCCGAAGCCGGCGCCGTCTGGCTGCGCCGCCTAGCCGATCATTTCCCGCACTACGCATGGCTCAATCCGGAGCCGGAAGGTTTGTGGGCCTACCGGCAGTCGGTCAGCGCAATCCGCGAAGTGCTCGGCCACCGCATGTATCCGCTCACTCTCGCCGGGCTCGAAACGGCAATGCGCGCATTGAGTAAATAA
- a CDS encoding c-type cytochrome has protein sequence MNKFVGKHVVIAALSVLAGYAASAQAADVVGNAKAGQGKVAMCIGCHGIPEYRTAYPEVYRVPKLGGQNQAYLENAMHGYKKGDRHFETMHAITASLSDQDIADIAAYYAAQNASSKNNPDK, from the coding sequence ATGAATAAATTCGTTGGCAAACACGTCGTGATCGCAGCGCTGTCGGTGCTCGCGGGCTATGCGGCCAGTGCGCAGGCAGCGGATGTCGTCGGCAACGCGAAGGCGGGCCAAGGCAAGGTCGCGATGTGTATTGGTTGCCACGGCATTCCTGAATACCGCACGGCTTACCCTGAGGTCTACCGCGTGCCCAAGCTCGGCGGCCAGAATCAGGCGTACCTCGAGAACGCCATGCATGGCTACAAGAAGGGCGACCGCCACTTCGAAACGATGCACGCGATCACCGCGTCGCTTTCGGATCAGGACATCGCCGACATCGCTGCCTACTACGCAGCGCAAAATGCCTCTTCGAAAAACAATCCCGACAAGTGA
- a CDS encoding c-type cytochrome, whose amino-acid sequence MNKPQQALHTVFKAACASAAVIGLVAANVAYAADAGNGKVLADSHNCAACHGVNLNKPVSPEYPKLAGQHADYVYWALRQYQMGNGNPHLGRNNPIMQAQVQSLSQSDMKDIAAYVESLNGDLVQKK is encoded by the coding sequence ATGAATAAGCCCCAACAGGCACTCCACACGGTGTTCAAGGCTGCATGCGCGTCGGCGGCAGTTATCGGTCTGGTTGCAGCGAACGTCGCGTACGCCGCTGACGCCGGCAACGGCAAGGTGCTGGCGGACAGCCACAACTGCGCGGCTTGCCACGGCGTCAACCTGAACAAGCCGGTGAGCCCGGAGTATCCGAAGCTCGCCGGTCAGCACGCCGATTACGTCTACTGGGCGCTGCGCCAGTATCAGATGGGCAACGGCAACCCGCACCTCGGTCGCAACAATCCGATCATGCAGGCGCAAGTGCAGAGCCTGTCGCAAAGCGACATGAAAGACATCGCGGCCTACGTCGAATCGCTGAACGGCGATCTGGTGCAGAAGAAGTAA
- a CDS encoding AAA family ATPase — MRFEGSSQYVATDDLKLAVNAAMTLKRPLLIKGEPGTGKTMLAEEVAAALGMPLLQWHIKSTTKAQQGLYEYDAVSRLRDSQLGDERVKDIRNYIVKGVLWQAFESDEQTVLLIDEIDKADIEFPNDLLRELDRMEFYVYETHELIRAKQRPLVIITSNNEKELPDAFLRRCFFHYIKFPDPVTMQQIVEVHYPGIKKELLAAAMQSFFELRNVAGLKKKPSTSELLDWLKLLLAEDIPPEALRSTDQKQIIPPLHGALLKNEQDVSLFERLIFMNRNNR, encoded by the coding sequence ATGCGTTTTGAAGGCTCATCGCAGTACGTCGCCACCGACGACCTCAAGCTCGCGGTCAACGCCGCGATGACGCTCAAGCGCCCGCTGCTGATCAAGGGCGAACCCGGCACCGGCAAAACCATGCTCGCCGAAGAGGTTGCCGCCGCGCTCGGCATGCCGCTGCTGCAATGGCATATCAAGTCCACCACCAAGGCCCAGCAAGGCCTGTACGAGTACGACGCGGTTTCGCGCCTGCGCGATTCGCAACTCGGCGACGAGCGCGTCAAGGACATCCGCAATTACATCGTAAAGGGCGTGCTGTGGCAGGCGTTCGAATCGGACGAGCAAACGGTGCTGCTGATCGACGAAATCGACAAGGCCGACATCGAATTCCCGAACGACCTGCTGCGCGAACTCGACCGCATGGAGTTCTACGTGTACGAGACCCACGAGCTGATCCGCGCCAAGCAGCGCCCGCTCGTGATCATCACGTCGAACAACGAGAAGGAACTGCCCGACGCGTTCCTGCGCCGCTGCTTTTTCCATTACATCAAATTCCCCGATCCGGTCACGATGCAGCAGATCGTCGAGGTGCACTACCCCGGCATCAAGAAGGAACTGCTCGCCGCGGCCATGCAGAGCTTCTTCGAGTTGCGCAACGTCGCCGGCCTGAAGAAGAAACCGTCCACCTCGGAACTGCTCGACTGGCTGAAGCTGCTGCTCGCCGAAGATATTCCGCCCGAAGCGCTGCGCTCGACGGACCAGAAGCAGATCATCCCGCCGCTGCACGGCGCGCTTCTGAAGAACGAACAGGACGTGAGCCTGTTCGAGCGGCTCATCTTCATGAACCGCAACAACCGCTAA